A genomic window from Purpureocillium takamizusanense chromosome 2, complete sequence includes:
- a CDS encoding Bacterial leucyl aminopeptidase (SECRETED:SignalP(1-19~SECRETED:cutsite=AFA-AP~SECRETED:prob=0.7652)~COG:O~COG:P~MEROPS:MER0032443~EggNog:ENOG503NZJV): MHVNAALVVLAASCPLAFAAPAGSVAPGRGSLRLVKTSEQDPGQWVDEKDFWSKFTSKGITFIDITDVEDKEVLAVLSGQTGSASLAKIAATYPSGPQHVEEANKLISQSNTNGPQSWLKSLTSFHTRHYQSSTGLEASNWLFDQVKKTAAANSAITVKQFKHRFNQPSIIAQLPGESSNLVIVGAHMDSTVGSPSARSPGADDNGSGSVTILEALRVIASSGIKPKNTLEFHWYAGEEGGLLGSKEVYANYKQTGKKVTAFLNQDMTGYSPNKRPAVFTDNVDVPLTTYVRTIVKQYTGLEPSTSRCGYGCSDHASGRSNGFPSAFVGEDTFDAMNPNIHSSRDSLEKIDWSAVHRHVKLTIGFLVEASYVVG, translated from the exons ATGCACGTCAACGCTGCCCTTGTCGTCCTagcggcgagctgcccccTCGCTTTTGCCGCCCCGGCGGGGAGCGTTGCGCCTGGCCGAGGCTCCCTCCGTCTTGTCAAGACGTCGGAGCAGGACCCGGGCCAGTGGGTTGACGAGAAGGACTTTTGGAGCAAGTTTACCTCCAAAGGCATCACATTTATCGACATCACTGACGTCGAG GACAAGGAAGTTCTCGCGGTCCTGTCTGGCCAGACGGGATCGGCATCGCTGGCGAAGATTGCCGCGACGTACCCGAGTGGACCGCAGCATGTCGAGGAGGCGAACAAGCTCATTTCACAGTCCAACACAAATGGGCCTCAGAGCTGGCTGAAGTCCTTGACCAG CTTTCACACTCGTCACTACcagtcgtcgacgggcttggaAGCGTCAAACTGGCTGTTTGATCAAgtcaagaagacggccgcggccaacTCCGCAATCACGGTGAAGCAGTTCAAGCATCGCTTTAATCAACCCTCCATCATTGCGCAGCTGCCCGGCGAGTCGTCCAACCTCG TGATTGTCGGCGCGCACATGGACTCGACCGTTGggtcgcccagcgcgcgctcccccggcgccgacgacaacgggTCTGGCTCCGTCAccatcctcgaggcgctgcgcgtcatcgccagcagcggcatcaAGCCCAAGAACACGCTCGAGTTCCACTGGtacgcgggcgaggagggcgggctCCTGGGCTCCAAGGAGGTGTACGCCAACTACAAGCAGACGGGCAAAAAGGTCACCGCGTTCCTCAACCAGGACATGACGGGGTACTCCCCGAACAAGAGGCCGGCCGTCTTCACCGACAACGTGGACGTGCCGCTGACGACGTACGTGCGTACGATTGTCAAGCAGTACACGGGCCTTGAGCCGTCTACGTCGCGGTGCGGCTACGGCTGCTCCGATCACGCGAGCGGCCGCTCCAATGGCTTCC CTTCGGCTTTTGTTGGCGAGGACACATTCGACGCCATGAACCCCAACATCCATTCGTCTCGAGAT TCTCTCGAGAAGATTGACTGGTCTGCCGTGCACCGCCACGTGAAGCTCACGATTGGCTTCCTGGTAGAGGCTTCGTATGTCGTGGGGTGA